A genomic window from Montipora capricornis isolate CH-2021 chromosome 8, ASM3666992v2, whole genome shotgun sequence includes:
- the LOC138059301 gene encoding NLR family CARD domain-containing protein 3-like isoform X2: MEGGKKRELCQGIPPKLSVKPPKMSDIGPDMKPWGSADLPIDILLLTAEDCGFSSCYSFLGKPFTSYNREVGYIYFGYIGNASNQEQLKVALKICSKGSFGPGRSSTAAKNAVRVLRPKAVFSVGTCSGLSSDKVKLGDVVISAKLTTTDGYKIPVSPHLGNLVIDAPYGWVAPLENPDELDVKVHCNADIVSQTQAARCGCADLHLQYPEAIAVETEGEGVFAAAYDEEVEWVVVKGVASFVNQTQLSRSDWMSFASTMAASVVAKMLNNPVVFQEWPHCNQGTSNETLELGNAWKRKRNVSQHEDESQLQEFIQRLKRNAISSTEHVTDLQQPFRPNPGEGPPTKDLTVDEIFINVVIREGRVRYYFPADRWEQLKVYPMASAEQTNPLRPQDIFDSFHRNVLAVGRPGIGKTMLCTRLLRFWASDDTKIQSQCEVAFLLKFRHLNSEPDLNLRELLTLAETVECLKDELWQFIKDNPSKVLLIFDGIDEFFTRSGIAKDDSRFNNTAEMRMPLCCLYKKIVSGKLLQGCTLLTTVRPTAVEDVRELNFDRIVEITGFTLEQVEEFVEKFTKGDDSGNFKEIIWQHISTNINLFSLCYIPVNCFIICHCLLQLINISSDAEHKLPVKITEIYSISVKIFFYKHSRGKYSCSKTDLGCYMYKRFNELQPENDEVFKKLGKIAFNGIKSGKLVFESHEASGLEDCGLLHRLPDMKPRKLGEPPRAQYCFTHLTVQEFFAAKHLIDTMLKDELQRFVAVHIRCGAWKVVMQFVAGFLEPNAGERMTKSEVFTHLLPGKVKRTDWSDLIWWPCSNEDKDLALDVCKCLYEIDGEQEKVKIQSKVAEIGFNAVDFSEMGVVPIDCPAVMDFVRDAHVISLRMDYTFVGPLGCKEIQYSLKDVNSKLTQLNLCHSNIGDQGAAHLSDALKDVNCKLTQLILGCNKVEDQGAAHLSDALKDVNCKLTQLNLCCSNIGDQGAAHLSDALKDVNGKLTQLDIWGNEIGHQGAAHLSDALKDVNCKLTQLDLGLNEIGHQGAANLSDALKDVNCKVTQLNLRQSKIGDQGAAHLSDALKDVNCKLTQLDLWDNCIGGQGAAHLSDALKDVNCKLTQLNLGVTG, from the exons GTGGAAAGAAGAGGGAACTTTGTCAGGGCATTCCCCCAAAACTCAGTGTCAAGCCTCCAAAAATGAGTGATATTGGACCTGATATGAAACCTTGGGGAAGTGCTGATCTGCCGATTGATATTTTGCTACTGACAGCAGAGGATTGTGGGTTTTCGAGTTGTTACTCATTTCTGGGGAAACCTTTCACAAGTTATAACAGAGAAGTTGGTTACATATATTTTGGATACATTGGTAATGCTAGTAATCAAGAGCAGCTAAAGGTTGCATTGAAGATATGTTCTAAAGGATCTTTTGGCCCAGGGAGATCTTCAACAGcagcaaaaaatgcagtcaGGGTCTTGAGGCCAAAGGCAGTATTTTCTGTGGGAACTTGCAGTGGTTTAAGTTCAGATAAAGTCAAACTAGGAGATGTAGTTATATCTGCCAAGTTAACAACAACAGATGGATACAAAATTCCAGTGAGTCCACATCTTGGCAATCTTGTTATAGATGCACCCTATGGGTGGGTTGCTCCTTTGGAAAATCCAGATGAATTGGATGTTAAAGTGCACTGTAATGCTGATATTGTGAGCCAAACACAGGCAGCGAGGTGTGGATGTGCTGATCTTCATTTACAATATCCAGAAGCAATTGCTGTTGAGACAGAAGGGGAAG GTGTTTTTGCTGCAGCCTATGATGAAGAGGTCGAGTGGGTGGTAGTAAAAGGTGTGGCAAGTTTTGTTAATCAAACCCAACTGTCAAGAAGTGATTGGATGTCCTTTGCAAGCACCATGGCAGCCTCTGTTGTGGCAAAGATGCTCAATAACCCTGTTGTTTTCCAAGAATGGCCGCACTGTAACCAAG GTACAAGCAACGAGACCTTAGAGCTGGGAAATGCATGGAAAAGAAAACGGAATGTAAGCCAACATGAAG ATGAATCGCAACTGCAAGAATTCATACAGAGGTTAAAGCGTAATGCCATATCAAGTACCGAGCACGTTACAGATCTTCAACAACCTTTCCGACCAAATCCAGGTGAAGGGCCACCGACTAAGGATCTCACCGTGGACGAAATCTTTATCAATGTTGTTATTCGTGAAGGCAGAGTGCGCTATTACTTTCCTGCTGACAGATGGGAACAGCTTAAAGTGTACCCCATGGCCAGTGCAGAGCAGACTAATCCTTTACGACCTCAAGATATCTTTGATTCTTTTCACCGGAACGTTCTCGCTGTTGGTCGTCCTGGAATTGGGAAAACTATGTTATGTACTAGGCTTCTTCGATTTTGGGCCTCTGATGATACCAAAATACAGTCGCAATGCGAAGTAGCCTTTCTTCTGAAATTCAGACACTTGAACTCGGAACCAGATCTTAATCTCCGTGAACTGTTGACTCTCGCAGAAACAGTAGAATGTTTGAAAGATGAATTGTGGCAATTCAtaaaagacaacccaagcaAAGTACTTTTGATTTTCGATGGGATCGACGAATTTTTCACAAGGTCAGGCATTGCCAAAGATGACTCTCGCTTCAACAACACTGCAGAGATGAGAATGCCTCTGTGTTGTTTGTACAAGaaaattgtttctggaaaaCTTCTTCAGGGTTGTACACTGTTAACAACAGTAAGGCCAACTGCTGTTGAAGATGTCAGAGAACTGAACTTTGATAGAATCGTTGAAATTACCGGATTTACATTGGAGCAAGTTGAGGAGTTTGTGGAGAAGTTTACAAAAGGTGATGACAGTggtaattttaaagaaataatatgGCAACACATTAGCACCAACATCAACCTGTTTTCATTGTGCTATATCCCTGTGAATTGTTTCATCATTTGTCACTGCTTACTACAACTGATTAACATCAGCTCTGATGCTGAGCACAAACTACCCGTAAAGATTACTGAAATCTACAGCATTAGTGTGAAGATTTTCTTTTACAAGCACAGCCGTGGTAAATACAGTTGCTCAAAAACTGACCTTGGTTGTTACATGTACAAGAGATTTAATGAGCTTCAACCTGAAAATGATGAAGTGTTTAAGAAACTGGGAAAAATAGCTTTTAATGGCATTAAAAGTGGAAAACTTGTCTTTGAATCACATGAAGCGAGTGGACTGGAGGATTGTGGGCTGCTTCACCGACTACCTGACATGAAACCTCGAAAACTCGGCGAACCCCCAAGAGCTCAATACTGTTTTACCCACTTAACTGTTCAAGAATTCTTTGCAGCCAAGCATCTCATAGATACCATGCTTAAAGACGAGCTGCAAAGATTTGTTGCCGTTCATATTCGTTGTGGGGCCTGGAAAGTTGTAATGCAGTTTGTGGCTGGATTCTTAGAACCCAATGCAGGGGAACGAATGACAAAGAGTGAGGTATTTACCCACCTTCTTCCGGGTAAGGTTAAGAGGACTGACTGGTCAGATCTGATCTGGTGGCCCTGTTCTAACGAAGACAAAGATTTGGCTTTGGACGTATGTAAGTGTTTGTATGAAATTGATGGCGAGCAGGAGAAAGtgaaaattcaaagcaaagtAGCAGAAATTGGTTTTAATGCTGTAGATTTTAGTGAAATGGGAGTTGTTCCAATAGACTGTCCAGCGGTGATGGATTTTGTGAGGGATGCTCATGTGATATCCCTGAGAATGGATTACACATTTGTCGGGCCATTGGGCTGTAAAGAGATTCAATATTCACTCAAAGATGTCAACtctaaactcactcagctgaatcTCTGTCACAGCAatataggagatcaaggagcagcacacctgagtgatgcactcaaagatgttaattgtaaactcactcagctgatcCTCGGGTGTAACAAGGTAgaagatcaaggagcagcacacctgagtgatgcactcaaagatgttaattgtaaactcactcagctgaatcTCTGTTGCAGCAatataggagatcaaggagcagcacacctgagtgatgcactcaaagatgttaatggtaaactcactcagctggacatCTGGGGTAACGAGATAGGacatcaaggagcagcacacctgagtgatgcactcaaagatgttaattgtaaactcactcagctggacctcgGGCTTAACGAGATAGGACATCAAGGAGCAGCaaacctga
- the LOC138059301 gene encoding NLR family CARD domain-containing protein 3-like isoform X1 yields MEGGKKRELCQGIPPKLSVKPPKMSDIGPDMKPWGSADLPIDILLLTAEDCGFSSCYSFLGKPFTSYNREVGYIYFGYIGNASNQEQLKVALKICSKGSFGPGRSSTAAKNAVRVLRPKAVFSVGTCSGLSSDKVKLGDVVISAKLTTTDGYKIPVSPHLGNLVIDAPYGWVAPLENPDELDVKVHCNADIVSQTQAARCGCADLHLQYPEAIAVETEGEGVFAAAYDEEVEWVVVKGVASFVNQTQLSRSDWMSFASTMAASVVAKMLNNPVVFQEWPHCNQGTSNEILELGNAWKRKRNVSQHEGTSNETLELGNAWKRKRNVSQHEDESQLQEFIQRLKRNAISSTEHVTDLQQPFRPNPGEGPPTKDLTVDEIFINVVIREGRVRYYFPADRWEQLKVYPMASAEQTNPLRPQDIFDSFHRNVLAVGRPGIGKTMLCTRLLRFWASDDTKIQSQCEVAFLLKFRHLNSEPDLNLRELLTLAETVECLKDELWQFIKDNPSKVLLIFDGIDEFFTRSGIAKDDSRFNNTAEMRMPLCCLYKKIVSGKLLQGCTLLTTVRPTAVEDVRELNFDRIVEITGFTLEQVEEFVEKFTKGDDSGNFKEIIWQHISTNINLFSLCYIPVNCFIICHCLLQLINISSDAEHKLPVKITEIYSISVKIFFYKHSRGKYSCSKTDLGCYMYKRFNELQPENDEVFKKLGKIAFNGIKSGKLVFESHEASGLEDCGLLHRLPDMKPRKLGEPPRAQYCFTHLTVQEFFAAKHLIDTMLKDELQRFVAVHIRCGAWKVVMQFVAGFLEPNAGERMTKSEVFTHLLPGKVKRTDWSDLIWWPCSNEDKDLALDVCKCLYEIDGEQEKVKIQSKVAEIGFNAVDFSEMGVVPIDCPAVMDFVRDAHVISLRMDYTFVGPLGCKEIQYSLKDVNSKLTQLNLCHSNIGDQGAAHLSDALKDVNCKLTQLILGCNKVEDQGAAHLSDALKDVNCKLTQLNLCCSNIGDQGAAHLSDALKDVNGKLTQLDIWGNEIGHQGAAHLSDALKDVNCKLTQLDLGLNEIGHQGAANLSDALKDVNCKVTQLNLRQSKIGDQGAAHLSDALKDVNCKLTQLDLWDNCIGGQGAAHLSDALKDVNCKLTQLNLGVTG; encoded by the exons GTGGAAAGAAGAGGGAACTTTGTCAGGGCATTCCCCCAAAACTCAGTGTCAAGCCTCCAAAAATGAGTGATATTGGACCTGATATGAAACCTTGGGGAAGTGCTGATCTGCCGATTGATATTTTGCTACTGACAGCAGAGGATTGTGGGTTTTCGAGTTGTTACTCATTTCTGGGGAAACCTTTCACAAGTTATAACAGAGAAGTTGGTTACATATATTTTGGATACATTGGTAATGCTAGTAATCAAGAGCAGCTAAAGGTTGCATTGAAGATATGTTCTAAAGGATCTTTTGGCCCAGGGAGATCTTCAACAGcagcaaaaaatgcagtcaGGGTCTTGAGGCCAAAGGCAGTATTTTCTGTGGGAACTTGCAGTGGTTTAAGTTCAGATAAAGTCAAACTAGGAGATGTAGTTATATCTGCCAAGTTAACAACAACAGATGGATACAAAATTCCAGTGAGTCCACATCTTGGCAATCTTGTTATAGATGCACCCTATGGGTGGGTTGCTCCTTTGGAAAATCCAGATGAATTGGATGTTAAAGTGCACTGTAATGCTGATATTGTGAGCCAAACACAGGCAGCGAGGTGTGGATGTGCTGATCTTCATTTACAATATCCAGAAGCAATTGCTGTTGAGACAGAAGGGGAAG GTGTTTTTGCTGCAGCCTATGATGAAGAGGTCGAGTGGGTGGTAGTAAAAGGTGTGGCAAGTTTTGTTAATCAAACCCAACTGTCAAGAAGTGATTGGATGTCCTTTGCAAGCACCATGGCAGCCTCTGTTGTGGCAAAGATGCTCAATAACCCTGTTGTTTTCCAAGAATGGCCGCACTGTAACCAAG GTACAAGCAACGAGATCTTAGAGCTGGGAAATGCATGGAAAAGAAAACGGAATGTAAGCCAACATGAAG GTACAAGCAACGAGACCTTAGAGCTGGGAAATGCATGGAAAAGAAAACGGAATGTAAGCCAACATGAAG ATGAATCGCAACTGCAAGAATTCATACAGAGGTTAAAGCGTAATGCCATATCAAGTACCGAGCACGTTACAGATCTTCAACAACCTTTCCGACCAAATCCAGGTGAAGGGCCACCGACTAAGGATCTCACCGTGGACGAAATCTTTATCAATGTTGTTATTCGTGAAGGCAGAGTGCGCTATTACTTTCCTGCTGACAGATGGGAACAGCTTAAAGTGTACCCCATGGCCAGTGCAGAGCAGACTAATCCTTTACGACCTCAAGATATCTTTGATTCTTTTCACCGGAACGTTCTCGCTGTTGGTCGTCCTGGAATTGGGAAAACTATGTTATGTACTAGGCTTCTTCGATTTTGGGCCTCTGATGATACCAAAATACAGTCGCAATGCGAAGTAGCCTTTCTTCTGAAATTCAGACACTTGAACTCGGAACCAGATCTTAATCTCCGTGAACTGTTGACTCTCGCAGAAACAGTAGAATGTTTGAAAGATGAATTGTGGCAATTCAtaaaagacaacccaagcaAAGTACTTTTGATTTTCGATGGGATCGACGAATTTTTCACAAGGTCAGGCATTGCCAAAGATGACTCTCGCTTCAACAACACTGCAGAGATGAGAATGCCTCTGTGTTGTTTGTACAAGaaaattgtttctggaaaaCTTCTTCAGGGTTGTACACTGTTAACAACAGTAAGGCCAACTGCTGTTGAAGATGTCAGAGAACTGAACTTTGATAGAATCGTTGAAATTACCGGATTTACATTGGAGCAAGTTGAGGAGTTTGTGGAGAAGTTTACAAAAGGTGATGACAGTggtaattttaaagaaataatatgGCAACACATTAGCACCAACATCAACCTGTTTTCATTGTGCTATATCCCTGTGAATTGTTTCATCATTTGTCACTGCTTACTACAACTGATTAACATCAGCTCTGATGCTGAGCACAAACTACCCGTAAAGATTACTGAAATCTACAGCATTAGTGTGAAGATTTTCTTTTACAAGCACAGCCGTGGTAAATACAGTTGCTCAAAAACTGACCTTGGTTGTTACATGTACAAGAGATTTAATGAGCTTCAACCTGAAAATGATGAAGTGTTTAAGAAACTGGGAAAAATAGCTTTTAATGGCATTAAAAGTGGAAAACTTGTCTTTGAATCACATGAAGCGAGTGGACTGGAGGATTGTGGGCTGCTTCACCGACTACCTGACATGAAACCTCGAAAACTCGGCGAACCCCCAAGAGCTCAATACTGTTTTACCCACTTAACTGTTCAAGAATTCTTTGCAGCCAAGCATCTCATAGATACCATGCTTAAAGACGAGCTGCAAAGATTTGTTGCCGTTCATATTCGTTGTGGGGCCTGGAAAGTTGTAATGCAGTTTGTGGCTGGATTCTTAGAACCCAATGCAGGGGAACGAATGACAAAGAGTGAGGTATTTACCCACCTTCTTCCGGGTAAGGTTAAGAGGACTGACTGGTCAGATCTGATCTGGTGGCCCTGTTCTAACGAAGACAAAGATTTGGCTTTGGACGTATGTAAGTGTTTGTATGAAATTGATGGCGAGCAGGAGAAAGtgaaaattcaaagcaaagtAGCAGAAATTGGTTTTAATGCTGTAGATTTTAGTGAAATGGGAGTTGTTCCAATAGACTGTCCAGCGGTGATGGATTTTGTGAGGGATGCTCATGTGATATCCCTGAGAATGGATTACACATTTGTCGGGCCATTGGGCTGTAAAGAGATTCAATATTCACTCAAAGATGTCAACtctaaactcactcagctgaatcTCTGTCACAGCAatataggagatcaaggagcagcacacctgagtgatgcactcaaagatgttaattgtaaactcactcagctgatcCTCGGGTGTAACAAGGTAgaagatcaaggagcagcacacctgagtgatgcactcaaagatgttaattgtaaactcactcagctgaatcTCTGTTGCAGCAatataggagatcaaggagcagcacacctgagtgatgcactcaaagatgttaatggtaaactcactcagctggacatCTGGGGTAACGAGATAGGacatcaaggagcagcacacctgagtgatgcactcaaagatgttaattgtaaactcactcagctggacctcgGGCTTAACGAGATAGGACATCAAGGAGCAGCaaacctga